The DNA region CTCTTGCGAGGAACAGGCGAGTTCGGTCTTGCTGACCGGCATTCCCGTTCGATGCCGTTGCTGGGCTTCCACCTCACTCTCCCAGCTCGCTGACGGGATGACCTACTACTCCTGCCTTGACTTTTACTTCGGGCGGGATAACCCCGCCCCTATAATTTTGGTGGACCCAGAGGGATTCGAACCCTCGACCTTCTCAATGCCATTGAGACGCGCTCCCAACTGCGCTATGGGCCCCGATGAATTGAACAGGTGGACCTGAGGGGATTCGAACCCCTGACCTCCTCAGTGCGATTGAGGCGCGCTCCCAACTGCGCTACAGGCCCAAGTTCAAAGGCGAACGCTATTCTACCTGAGGCGATGGGGAATGTCAATGAAGAATGAGGCAGGTCGGATTACCTGTCATTTCTCACTTGACCCATCCTTCCTGCGGGTCTAAAATGAAATGGTCTGACAAATCAACTACCTCTCAAAAGGAGAACATAATGGCTGACTATCTATTCCGCGGCAAACTTGCCGACCTCGACCCCGACGTCTTCGCTCTGACTCAACTCGAGGCTGAGCGCCAGTACCGCAAACTGATCCTCATCCCGAGCGAATCGACCGCGCCGATGGCGGTTCGCGAGACCTTGATGTCCGCCTTCCAGAACATTTACGCGGAAGGCTACCCCGACGAAGAAACGCGCTGGATGAGCGAAAAAGAGATCCTCGATTACCCCGCCAGTTTGGGGAATTACCGCCGCAACGGTGACCCGCGCTATTACAAAGGCGTGGAATATGCCAACGTGGTCGAAGCGCTCGCCCGCCGCCGCGCCGCCGAAGCCTTTGCCGCCAACGGATTTACCGCTGACCAGATCTACGTCAATGTGCAGGCGCTTTCGGGCGGACCCGCCAACAATGCCGTGTATCAGGCATTGCTCAGCATCGGCGATACGGTCATGGGGCTCGATCTGCTGCATGGCGGACATCTCTCGCACGGCTCGCCCGTCAACCGCAGCGGAAAATGGTTCAACGCTGTACATTACTCGGTGGATGTGAACGAAAAACTCGATTACGACGCCATCCGCAAACTGGCGAACGAGGCAAAGCCAAAATTGCTCATCGCGGGCTATTCCTCCTATTCATGGGTTCCCGATTGGAAGAAATTCCGCGAGATCGCCGATGAAGTCGGCGCATACTTCCTCGCGGACATCTCACACATCGGCGGCATGGTCGCGGCGGGAGTCGTGCCTTCGCCCATCGGCATCGCGCATGTGGTCATGTCCACCACGCACAAGTCATTGAACGGACCGCGCGGCGCGGTATTGCTGACCACCGATGGCGCAATCGCCAAGAAAATTGACAAAGCCGTCTTCCCCGGCGAGCAGGGCGGACCGCACGTCAACGTCTTTGCTGGCTTGGCGTTGACCTTCAAGCTGGCGCAAACCAAGGAATTCAAAAAACTACAGGCGCAGACCATCAAGAACGCCAAGGCAATGGCGGACCAATTCATCAAACGCGGATTGCGCGTGCCCTTCGGCGGCACGGATTGCCATATGCTCAACGTGGACTGTTCCTCCATCATCGGCGAGGACGGCACGAAGCTGAGCGGTGACCAGGCCGCGCGCATCCTCGACATCGTCGGCGTGGTGGTCAATCGCAACACCATCCCCGGTGATAAGAGCGCGGCGGCGCCTTCGGGCATCCGCCTCGGCACGCCGTGGCTCACCCAGCGCGGATTCAACGAAAAGCAATCGCGCCAACTGGCGGACATCATCGCCGATGTTCTGCTGGCGTGCGCGCCCCATGCGGTGGACACCGTCCGCAAGGGCAAACAGCGCCGGGCAAAACTCGATTTCAAGGCATTGAACGATGCCAAGTTGAAAGTCCGCAAGCTGGCGGAAAGCGCAGGCATTGACTTCAAAGTGGAGAAGAGCGGATACCCGCACTTCAATTACATCGACGACAAAAGCAAGAGCGGTGTCTTCGAACTGAGCGGACGACGCGTGCGGCAGGTGCTGGATTTTGCCGTCTCTTGCGATATGTCGTTATTGAAGAAGGGCAAATCACTGGCTGGCACGATCTCG from Anaerolineales bacterium includes:
- a CDS encoding serine hydroxymethyltransferase, yielding MADYLFRGKLADLDPDVFALTQLEAERQYRKLILIPSESTAPMAVRETLMSAFQNIYAEGYPDEETRWMSEKEILDYPASLGNYRRNGDPRYYKGVEYANVVEALARRRAAEAFAANGFTADQIYVNVQALSGGPANNAVYQALLSIGDTVMGLDLLHGGHLSHGSPVNRSGKWFNAVHYSVDVNEKLDYDAIRKLANEAKPKLLIAGYSSYSWVPDWKKFREIADEVGAYFLADISHIGGMVAAGVVPSPIGIAHVVMSTTHKSLNGPRGAVLLTTDGAIAKKIDKAVFPGEQGGPHVNVFAGLALTFKLAQTKEFKKLQAQTIKNAKAMADQFIKRGLRVPFGGTDCHMLNVDCSSIIGEDGTKLSGDQAARILDIVGVVVNRNTIPGDKSAAAPSGIRLGTPWLTQRGFNEKQSRQLADIIADVLLACAPHAVDTVRKGKQRRAKLDFKALNDAKLKVRKLAESAGIDFKVEKSGYPHFNYIDDKSKSGVFELSGRRVRQVLDFAVSCDMSLLKKGKSLAGTISTPAGVFRCVLTCVDQNTYQLEVPPAKAGVIATWLRDLSDGYMSFNLNGEKDFSTRRIPGPFMVADVRKRDVKSSVLVTGRAVNVDKPFYIGISPDVKHDALPPFDWMDVEGELKKTLLNQTHRDLGGRMVPFAGWEMPVVYTSIFEEHLATRQAAGLFDVSHMGVYDVRGADAASFLDTVCGNDCGGLTPGESLYTHFLTPEADVIDDTLVYRRGWNDFLVVVNASNDDKDRAWLEAVRDGTVRIDNNRPWARTYGYNAEIRNLRDPKSGSAMRVDIALQGPKSRDILFAMGVNDKDRARIMKLKRTELCDAVVGGFDLIVSRTGYTGEKMAFELFVHPERAVDFWLAVMKAGEPFGVKPIGLGARDSLRTEAGLPLYGHEMGLGSGKFDGRDLGVAEGGFGSYVKTYKPWFIGRDAFVAREQERKGVTIRFRFDDQRVRPAHNGDPVVNDKGERIGFVTSCAIDSERFMTGQAFVELAYAKLDTPIFIHQGGNMERPPSAAKVVSRFAKL